In a genomic window of Rhododendron vialii isolate Sample 1 chromosome 12a, ASM3025357v1:
- the LOC131311356 gene encoding alcohol dehydrogenase-like 6 produces MSSPQPAGVITCKAAVAWGAGEALVIEEVELSPPQPLEIRIKVVCTSLCRSDFTAWQSLTSTPIFPRIFGHEAAGIVESVGEGVSEFGVGDHVLTLFTGECKTCRHCTSGKSNICQVLGLERRGVMHSDQGTRFSVKGRPVYHYCAVSSFSEYTIVHSGCAVKVSSIAPLDKICLLSCGVAAGLGAAWKVADIAGGSTVVIFGLGTVGLAVAQGAKLRGASQIIGVDTNSEKKGKAKIFGVTDFINPKDYDEPIQQVVKRITSGGADYSFECIGDTGMITAALQSCCDGWGVTVTLGVPKVKPEVTAHYSLFLTGRTLRGSLFGGWKPKSDLPSLVDMYLREEIQVDEFVTHNLSFEEINRAFDLMAEGKCLRCVIHMPK; encoded by the exons atgtcGAGTCCACAGCCCGCAGGTGTCATTACCTGCAAAG CTGCGGTGGCATGGGGAGCTGGAGAGGCATTGGTAATTGAGGAGGTGGAACTGAGCCCACCCCAGCCGCTGGAGATACGGATTAAGGTTGTCTGCACCTCCCTCTGTCGGAGTGATTTCACCGCTTGGCAGTctctg ACAAGTACCCCTATCTTTCCTCGGATTTTCGGCCATGAAGCTGCAGG GATTGTGGAGAGTGTGGGGGAAGGAGTGTCTGAATTTGGAGTGGGGGACCATGTGCTTACGCTATTTACTGGAGAATGCAAGACATGCAGACATTGTACCTCTGGCAAAAGCAACATTTGCCAAGTACTGGGATTGGAAAGAAGAGGTGTAATGCACAGTGACCAAGGGACACGCTTTTCAGTAAAAGGAAGGCCCGTCTATCATTATTGTGCGGTTTCAAGTTTCAGCGAGTACACCATTGTGCACTCTGGTTGTGCTGTCAAAGTCAGCTCAATCGCACCTCTAGATAAAATATGCCTTCTCAGTTGTGGAGTGGCAGCAG GGCTGGGTGCGGCTTGGAAGGTTGCTGATATTGCTGGAGGCTCAACTGTTGTCATTTTTGGTCTTGGAACTGTTGGCCTTGCT GTTGCACAAGGTGCCAAACTAAGGGGAGCATCACAAATAATTGGTGTGGATACTAATTCtgagaagaaaggaaaag CGAAGATTTTTGGAGTGACAGATTTTATCAACCCAAAGGACTATGATGAACCAATTCAACAG GTTGTTAAGCGTATCACTAGCGGAGGAGCAGATTACTCATTCGAATGCATAGGAGACACCGGAATGATAACTGCTGCTTTGCAGTCATGTTGTGAC GGATGGGGAGTGACTGTTACGCTTGGTGTACCAAAAGTGAAGCCAGAGGTAACAGCTCACTATTCACTATTTCTTACTGGAAGGACATTGAGAGGTTCCCTTTTCGGAGGGTGGAAACCAAAGTCTGATCTTCCATCACTAGTAGACATGTACTTGAGGGAG GAAATCCAGGTTGATGAGTTCGTCACTCATAACCTGTCATTCGAGGAAATCAACAGAGCGTTTGATCTCATGGCAGAAGGGAAGTGTTTGCGCTGTGTCATCCACATGCCCAAGTAG